GGGTGGCActgtgcccctgcctgtgcATGCCcggctccagcctcctcctctgctcGGGGTGCCCCGAGGAAGGCCCGGCTGGGCCAGGGGTCAAAGGCTCTCCTTGCCAAAGTGCACCCACGGTGGCACCGACAGATACCCGGGGACCCTGGGAGCCCACAGGGTTGTGAGCCCAACGCCCAAACACAGGGaagctccctgctgcctccctgccaggGTCTCTCTCTCCCCACCGTGGTTGTATTTTCATTACCGTGGCAAAAGGAGACCAACTGCATCCTTACAATAGGCCCCTCCATAAAACTAATAGGCCAGGCAATTGGGACAGGCCTGTGAAGTGCTTTATAGTCTGGACTCGAGGAGTTCGTGCCACAGGTCACAAGCTGTCCCAGTCATACATCCCAGGAATCACAGCGTTATTTCTCCACATCATCCCCACTTtcagcctgggagcagcatGAGGATGAGCACGGTGCCCCCACGCCTGCTTTTGCTTGTCTCCTGCCACCCAGAGCCTCACCTGattccagcagcacaaggctcTTAGGAGCATCTGTAAGAATCAGGGTTTCCTTTTTCCAGGGCACCatgacacagctctgccctgattCCAGGAGATCTGACACCATCAGCACGTGTCCAGGGCCGTGAGGCTGGACCCAGctctgggccagggcaggggccAGGGAGGTCCTTTGTCAATGCTTTGCCATTTGCTTCATTTGCAGTTGAAAGCCGGAGGAGCAGAGAGCCCTTCTGACACTGTGATGGCAAAACCCTCTCAGCTCTGTGGAAGATCCTCCCCTCTACACTGACAGCCCATGTTGTTTGGGAAGCTGGGGTGACACATTTGGTGTAAGCAGAGCCCCATTTCAGAGGGTACTGGTGAGGTTTGAGGCACTGCTCTGCCTTGCTGGGCCTGGCCAGTTTTGGTGGTGCACTCCAAGTGCTCCtagagcagggagctgggctctgcctccagcagggGCTGCGTGGATGACCCTGGGGACAGCAATAACCAAACAGAGCAGCCACTGCCACCTTCCCTCTTCCTGCTGTGTAAAAACTGCCCAAGAAAAGCCTCCTTTAATCGCTCCCCCTACATTAGACCTTCCAAGGGAAATTAGCACAAATGCAACATCAGTGGCACCAAGGGAACAGACCCTGAATGACTTGGAGGGAGGTTAATTAGTTTGTTAAAATCCTTCTCTCTTTAGTTGCCACCTAAATCTCCAAGCCTTGACAAACAGTTGGGAAAAAGGGTCTCTGCAGAAAATCAATGCTCTTTGGAGGTAAGAGTTAAAGATCCTCCAAGGAGCATACAGTCGGGAAATAAAGTGGAGAAGACTGTTTCTCCACCATTAGGGTAGAAGATGAATGTTAGAtgggaaagcaaaatatttccaagtCTCCATGAAAGTCAGAAGGGAGACAAAAAGCCCATTTCTCCCCTTGTGGTTTACTGTCTTTAATCTCTTTACCTTAGTGTCCCCACCTCCCCTGCAACAGAGGTGCTGAAAAGCTGTAACTGGCTTTAGCAGAACTGATTCAGGACCCCAGAAACTGAGTGCCAGAGATGTGCTGGGTGTTACAGCCTGTCCCTTCAGAGAACAATCCCCTCAGGGCCAGAGCTGCCGGCAGACTGCTCCCCactcctgggcacagcagccagggaacatgtgtgtgctggggacaggaagaagccccacagcccctcacagacAGTTGCCCCCTTAGATTAATTTAATAGATGACTGCATTGAGAATTTTGTACAGCTCCCAGCTAGTAGCTGCCCCAAGCATGGTGGCACCAGGAACCTGTCACAGAGCTGGTGTGTGCCCATGGTGAGATGTGCCCTGCCAGTGCTTCAGCCACAGCAGGGTTGTGGTGGGATGGCTAAAGCACAGTGCTGCAACTCAGTGACTGCCACAGGCAGCCTTTGGGACTAAAATCTCCTTGAGTACCCAGTTTAAAGTTGGGACTAACTTATTCAGTCTCCACACCAGAGCTCTGTGGCTGTTAGAACAGCAGACAGTTCCAGCTCCAGAACCTTTAATCTAAGGACATAATTTCTTTGCTAGACATGATGAACTGTATGCCCCGCCTTCTGTACTGTCCACTGATGTTTGTATTTCAAGACCCACTACATCATCTGATTCTGGCCAGCtgtctaaaaaaaaccccaaaacagacAACATCCTGTATACTGCTGGGACCTCTTTGTCAGAGGCTGTGAACTCATCTGCATCCAGCACCAGGATGGATTGAACAAACTGAAGCAGTATTTTATTGCTGAAGCATAAAACATGGGAATAAACAAGCACCAAAGTGCTACTGATCATTAAAACCAGATGGGAGCCCATTTACTGCCTCCAGCAGCGAGGTGCCATGGCTGCTCCGCTGGGGCCCCCTTGAAATAGGAAACCCAGCACACCATCTGGGAGGTGCTGCATGGCAGGGCTACAGGCAGCCCCTGCAATTCCAGCCCGGAGTTATCTGCACTGTGCTCTCACCACCAAGGAGTGTCAGAGCTCTGAGTCCTAGCTCCAGAAATACAGCTACCCCTGTAAGGTTGTGTCTCCATGAAaatgccctggcagggacaagCAGCCCATCCAGGGCCAGTCCCATCGTCCAGGGGAGGTGGGACGGGGAGAATCACAGGCTGAATTCCCACACACAGACCAGGGACTTTTCAATACTATTTGTTCAAATGCACATCAGAGAACCATCAAGGGTTCTGGTCATTCGTGTGCAATTCAGCTCCCACATGGTGAATTATCCAAGGCAGTCCAGGTCTGACCTTCTTCCTTACCAACCAGTGCTGTCTGGCATGGGAAGGGAAGTGCTACTTCCTCTCCTTCCTAATTTACACACCCACCACAGATGAATACCCGACAAGAACATTCCCAGTTTGGCTACTGGAAAGTGGCCTCCAGGAACAGCTCCATCCTGAGTAccccagctgcaggctgagctcaaCCCCCTCGCTAGACTGAAGCTTTGCACCTTTGTGTCCAAGTCCCGTCTTCCCGTGGCAGGGAGCCCTCCCAGCAGCCCAAACCGGAGCACGGCATGGGGCCAGGGATGGattcctgggcagcagagaggagatgCAAATGGAGCGGGAGACTGCTGGAGAAGCAGAGACAGACAGATGCTTTTACACTTCAAAGGGAACAGGGCCCTGGGAGGCTTTCAGGAATACGCACAAATCGATAGACTCCTTTCAAACACCGAGCACATTTGCTCAAGTGTGAGGCAATTATTCCCTGAGGATGGAGGCAGGACAAGGCCATTAACAGCCATACGGGCAGGATGGGGAACATGCGGCAGCCCCAGGAGcgccagcccagcctggggggcAGAACACCGCTGTCCTGGCCCAGCTTTCTCATCCAGGATCCACAAAatgccctgctgtccccaggggctcTATAGGGAGCGCATTAGCGTCACTCAGCCTGTGTCAGTGCAGTGCTCAGCACATCCTTTTGGTGAACAGTGGGTTTGATCACATCCCCTCCACTGCTCTAGTTCACTGCCTTCATCCCTGGAGGGCTGACAGCTTACTGAAGCAATTCCATTTCCTCCTCACCCAAatgctgctgggcagagcctgagctgctctggagagctCCGTCTCCACTGAGCCCCTTCTGGACGGCAAAGCAGAGCCCAAAGCAGATTGTGGGCGAGCAGAGGGCTGGCTGCTCAGCATGGGGACAGACCCTGCGGCGTGACAGGAATCACGCCTGACTCATCCCTGCCTCCTGTGCACAGCACTTCCCTGCAGATTACCCTTAATGCACCATCTCCCAGCAAGGATGTCACAGGGATCACAGGTGCCCGTGCCCTGCCACCCCACAGGTGGCAGCTGgagtggcagtgccagcactcaGGGAGTCTctcctgtgagcagctgctgtttcaCATGTACAGTGATATTTgtacagcaggagcagagataCTGAGAGTGAGCAGTGCTTTATGCCTGGTGCATGACTGATGGGAGTGCCCGTCCTGGCTGCCCACTCTGCTTTAGGGAGGCACATAATTTACCCTCTTCAGTAAAAataagaggaggaggaggaaatagAAATCTCAGCATGTCCCCAAAGAACTGTAGgagattaaaattaaatctatCCATTACACTCACCAAGCAGGGCGCTGTCTGGGCAGGAACACAGTAGTTGTACACCTGCAtgttcaaagaaaagaaattgagtATTAGAGAAGTGTCAGAGGCAATCCAGCACCCCACAGCAAAGTGCTTCAGGTCATAAAACAAACTCACACgacttggaaaaacaaaaaaggaataaCACTAAACTAAGCTGAACAGCAACAttgctcagcacagctgcagcacctctTCTCAACCCTGCATCAAAGGTTTGCTTCACCCTCGGTTAAAATTTTGTCTGACACCTCTGCTCAGGCCCAGATCTCAAGAACTCTTCTGGGTTTGTTCTGGGATGTGCGTGTCGTGCTGTGGGGGAGAAACACCCTTCCCACTTCCTTCACTGTGTCCTGTAAGCCTCTCCCTGTTCCTCCTGCTGTAATGTCCAGAAAGAACATTCAGGCCTCACtacagctctgcaaggcagaaGAGTAAAAAGCAGCTTACCCTGGAGGAGGGGGgagccaggccagcagcagagggctgggaaCAGAGCCCGGGGACAGCACAGGCCCCGCTCGCAGCCACCGACTGCAGCAAGGTCCTGTCTCTGAGAACGGCTGTGCCCAGGGCGGCtgagggacacagagcaggcCACCTCCACCACCTCAGAGAAGGGCCTCCATTCCCCAGCCGGCCCGGCACAGTTTAATCCCTCTCTCTTTGCTCTTGGCCACTCACTGAGTACCTGGAGGCCGAGGGCAGGCAGGTGCATGAAGAACCGGCAGCCGCAAATGTAGCGGCtgaggagggggcagaggggccgGCGGCGCGGGCAGCTCCGGCCAGCTCCGGGCGGCGGGGTTGTGGCTCGGAGCCGCTCCGGGCGGCGGGGAGGAGGCTCGGAGCCGCTCCGGGCGGCGGGGAGGAGGCTCGGAGCCGCTCCGGGCGGCGGGGAGGAGGCTCGGAGCCGCTCCGGGCGGCGGGGTTGTGGCTCGGAGCCGCTCCGGGCGGCGGGGAGGAGGCTCGGAGCCGCTCCGGGCGGCGGGGAGGAGGCTCGGAGGGCGGCGGGGAGGAGGCTCGGAGCCGCTCCGGGCGGCGGGGAGGAGGCTCGGAGCCGCTCCGGGCGGCGGGGAGGAGGCTCGGAGCCGCTCCGGGCGGCGGGGAGGAGGCTCGGAGCCGCTCCGGGCGGCGGGGAGGAGGCTCGGAGCCGCTCCGGGCGGCGGGGAGGAGGCTCGGAGCCGCTCCGGCTGCTCACGGCGGGTGACCAGAACCGCTTGTTGCTCCAAGCAAATGCTGCCTGCCCCCTGCTAAGAGGCTCCGCATGGATCCCACCCTAGGGCTCGGGAATTAAGTGGAATTTAAGCTCTGCAATAAAACCCCATTTGACTTGAAAGAATGTTGTTATTCCTGGAAGGGGTTTTGCGCAGCTTGCTAGGATCGCCTTTAAATGAGCCCGTACTTAGGCTGACCAGAGCTCCCACCGGGGCAGTGGGGTCAGGCCAAAGCAAGCCCGGAGCCCAGCACCAGGTGTTTCAAGAGCCCCGGCCCAGCTGGGCACGGAAATGCTGCTCCCCGGGATCCCCGGAGGagcccccggggccgcccggAGCCCCGCGGGCCGGGCAGGCCCTGCCCCGCCCCACACGCTGAGGGCTCGCTGGGGCCGCGGCTCGCTCGGCCTGGGGAGCTGTCTCAGAGCTGGGTTTGCACCAGCCCGGCACATCcttgtccctgcagctcctggaaatgAGAAAAGCTCTTAGTGAAACCAGGGGGAAGTTGCTTCTGCAGAGGCAGCGCCGGTCCAAGAGCAGAGGCCGGCCCTGGGCCAGGCCGGGGCAGCTCGCCGTGTACCcgcagggctgtgggcagggaaactgctgcctgcagctgcctggcgAAAAACTGCACCATCGGCAAGAAAGCATTCTTCTGCCATTCCCATCTGCGTTGAAGCAGTGTCAGACAGGGCTTAAGGCTGCAAAAAATCAGTAGGAGAAACCAAAAGAAATCAAGATCTTGATTTCTCATAGGAAATCTACCTACATCCCATCTATAGTCAATTTGCCCTTCTGCTTATGTCACTTctctgcaggagaggagcagaaatcacagagaaaataaacaattttctCCAAAGAATTGGTGCAAGAGCCTGAGTCACATCTAGCAGTGTGAGCAGATAACCTGAGGCTCACTGAACACGCTGGAGAACAATGACTGCTGAGATCAACAGCGTGTCATGCATGTACAAACTGGCCCCAGGTAAGATGACTAAAGCAGAGCACGTTGTGCTTGAGAAAGATGCACAAAACCTACACttttgagtttattttattAGTCTTAATGGCCTGACTTCCACACgtttcatttccttttattgAAGCTGTCAGAGGCATTACATTATCTCACATGCGTGCAAAACCAGCATTGCAGTCGAGCTCACACAGACTTTAAATGccacagctgaagaaaacaagGCAGTGGGAACTGCAAAGGGAGGGGGCGGGAGCAGAGTCCGGAGCACACCTACAGGCAAAATCTCCAAAGGCTTCCCAAACGAGCCGAGGCAGCCTCTAATCAGAGGGAAAGGATAGGTAGTTCTCCAGCAAGCTGGATGATTCACTGGAGAAGGGCACgcagccctgctgcaccagaAGGCTGATGAGTAATTGATGGCTCGTCCTAGGCACAAGGCTGAATCTTTTATCCCAGCGCAGAGCCGTCTGCCAAACCAGCTCTACCGACAGGCCCAgggggcagcagcacctgcactgGCACCGCAGAGGTTTGAAAGGAACAGCATTGCACTCGTATTTTCACAGGAattccccagtgctgcccagctgTCCTCAGTTACTCGTgctcactgcagcttttcatcCTCATTAGCGCTCTGTGACAGGGAAACACATCCCAGCTACAAAGATAAAGAAACAGATCCAACCAGGTAGCCTGTGGGGGATGCATTCTCTCTCCTGTGGGCATGCTGCTGGCAGTGATCCTGCACAAAACACCCCCTCGGGTCCCTGCCCCTGGTGCTCAAGGCACTCACTCAGCTTCCCAGCCATTCTGCTCATCTCTTTTCCAAGATGTGAAGGGCAGTGGTGGCAAAATTAACTACTAATGGCCAGAGACAGTCTCTTACAGCTGACCTGCCTTTACACAGCTGGTATTTGGACAGCAGGAAATCACGATattttggcattaaaaaaaacttggtccacattttattttcccagcCAGCTTTCTTTTTAAGTGAGTTGCTCACATCCACGTGTGTGTCATGCACAGCAGGTACAAATCACTGCTGGCCGGGGTGCCATCAGAGGGAGGCTCACAGGGCATTATGTACATGTACTGTGGCAAAGCCTGACCTTTATTTCAATGCTGCACGTCCTCACATCCTGGGAAGCCCAGGGGAAGTACTCAGATGCTCTCTACATATCATAACTGTGGTACAAAAGCAGTTAGCAATATACAGTTTAAATAAGGAAACAGTCATTGTGGTTGAGTCCACAAATTTACAGGGCTACTTTTCACAGTAATTTTAACAATAACAACACGGCTCAACATCCCCACTGTGGGATCCCTACCCACTATGCAGATGCACAGTGAGGAGCTGGTGCCCCAAAAATGTGGTGCAAGTctttcccagtgtccctgcacagggggcCTGAGGCGCTGGGCACAAACCTGCCCAGGTCTGCTCAGAGACAACATCTTGCTACAatacacactcacactcacacgTGTGTGCCCACAGAAAACCAGCTGGCACACAGGCTAAATGACACACCCCAGTGTCTGCTGATGGCTGCAGAGGCCACACGGCAGCTATCAGTGTGACATGAAAACATTCCCTAAATAACACCTACGAACATGTCTATCCTCCCTGAGAAGCAATGAGTCTGTTCACCACGtccccagagccagggccaTCTGCACTTGGGCAAACAGGGAGGCCTTCCCCTTCTAGGAAGATGAACAGAATCCCTGCTTGCATGGCAGTGCAcaggctgcccctgcccaggatgggagcagagaggagggaggtggAACCACTCTGCTAACTGAACATGGGCAGATCCCTACAGGCTCCCAAACAGCGGTGAGATGACTTCACACACTCACAGAGCAGGAACACAACTATAAATTATATTCTCCAggggaggcagggagcaggagaaggagtaAGTTCACAGTGGAAAATTTCCTTTCCCTCTAAAGGAAGAGGCTGAAGTGACACAGGAACACTGCTGTTCATGGCCCTGCTTCTGACAACCTTGGAAAGCCCCAGAGGAGCCCCCCACATTCCATGAACAACCTCCCTCCACCTCCACAGAATGAAGAGCATTTCACTGACCTCGAATCTAGGGCTGACAGAggagggatgggcacagggacaggaagaCACCACACACAGCCTTGCTGCTACTCCTCCTGCATGGAACAAACTCTCCCCTTCCTGCACGACCCACTTCTGTGCTCCAGACGCACCTTGCTGTGCATTTTACTCTCATCTGCTGCTGGAAGAAAGGCAAAACTCTAGCTTTACTTTGACTATACTAACTGAGGAAGCTGCTCAAAGTTCACCAGGATTGCTTGCTTCGCTTGTCTTTGCAATATTTTCTACAGCTTTTTGGCCACATGGATGGCTTACTGGAAGTCCTCAGCCTCTATCTCCTTGCACCAAGTCCCAGGAGGAAGGAATGTTTGGAACTGCCAAATGCGAGGTGCCAACACTGTGACTGTGAGTTCAGCAGCTCTTTAAATACTGTTCTTGCAAACCTGTGGTTTCCTACTCCTGCTGGGAACAAAAACCACTGCAGAACACATTGAGCCTGACCCACAGTGAcaaggctggggcagccaccaGTTTAAGCACTGCTTGTGAAATATGGTGAGGGTTGGTGTGCAAGGAGACAGGGAAGTGAAGGTGTCCCATGCTACTTCTTGCAGCAATACCTCTGCCTAGTGTAGGCAAAGCTTCACAAGTCCAACACCCCAGAGCAAGTTCAATCTCATTTACaattttctctcagtttttcaCTGGGAAGGGTCCTCCCCATTCACCAGCAGGCGTAGGGGAACAGAGGGTACTGGCTCCACTCTGCCACGGTGCCGTGGGCATGTCCTGGAGTTCCCTGTGTGTTGTACTCCGTGGAGAAGGCCGAGTAGCTCATTGCTCTGTACTGGCTGTGGGAAGGCACCACCCACTGGCCCAGGCCCTGCTCGCTGCCGTAGGGAGCGTACACGGGCGCCCGCGGCCCGGCTTTCCCCACAGAGTCCAGAGCCATGTTCACCACTCCCGTGTAGTcctggggaggaggcagaggtgggGGCAGTGGGGGCAGGTTGGTGAAGCCCTCTGGGAGCTGTTTGGAGTCGTGCTCGGGCACCATGGCGAGATCCAAGGCGTGGCACCTTGCCCGGAAATCGTTCAGGGTGGCGGCATCGcggctgggaagctgctggctgtccccagcttcGTGGAACCTGGGCCCAAGAGAGAAGAGCGAGTCAGACCTACCAGAGTGAAAAACCATGGAAAACCCACAAAGATGCCctggggaaaggcagggcaAGCTCTTCCCCTGCTACTGAAGCCTACTGCTTCATCTTACTGTTACTGTGGATTTTACGCCAGGCCTCACTGTCACActcacagaaaaatgaaatgccaGAGAAGGTGAGTCCAGACTACCTTAGTTCTGGCTAAGTTCTGGTCTGGGCTCACTCGCACCCAGTTTTGCAATGAGGAAGGAGAAATCACTGGAGTCTTGTCACTCCTCACACACTTCCTCCAAAGGACAGGCAAGCTCTGTAGTACACAGAGCTGGCTGGGAGAGCCTTTTGGGACAGGGAAATAAAGAATATTACAAAGACACAAGCATGCCCAGAACCAGTGGGTTTGAACTAGAAGAGAAATGTCCATGCTAATCTACCATCTCTCAACCACATGTGATGTCCAACAGAAAGGCATCCTCCTCCTATTCCAAACTGGCTGTTTCTCTTCGGAAATacccagcagcagaagaggaaTCCACAATTGAAGTGTGGCTTTGGAGCAGAAGGCAGGACTCACCGATACGTTTGGTAGGACGGCGTTGGCActtgctgctctctgggcaGAGCCTCCCTCTGGTCAGcaggcactggtgaggctgcagggaaggcctggctgctgctctgctctgagccccagAAGGGATATCCACTGCTCACCACCACAGGGTTACTCTCTTCCTTCACATCCACATTCTCATCCTTCTCAAAATCTGactcaaagcaaggaaaagaaagaatggaaaCGAATgagaaaggggaagagggaggcaAAGCTCCCCATGGTCTATTGGCAGTTGCAGTAATCACAGGATGGGGCAAGGAAACACTCCCACCTCCTGCAGTCCTTCTGTCTCAAGGGAATAGCCCCTGCCAGCTCTTTTCTGCCCACATACTGTGGTGCTCagtcctgccctgtcctctcTCCTTAGCTGTGCTACTGGCAAGCAGCACCATGAGCTGGAGCAAGGAATGATTTAGCTTAAAAAACTTTCTGAATATCACCCTCTGGGTTTGTTGGGATCAATATTACCACGTTCCTCAGCAGCAGGCTCCTTTTCCTCAGGCAGCTTCCTCTTCTGGCTCTTGGCTGGACTGGACTTCTGGCATTTGGCTCGTCCTTCCCTGGAAAGAAGATGTGGGAGTAGCTTTGATGTAAGATTTTTGCCTAGATATATAGGCAGGGATGCTAttaggagaagaaagaaaatcgatagcatttttaaagtttaagtAAAAAAGAGTCAGCTTTGGCCTTTTTtcatcaggatttttttttaggaggttttttctttttaggcataaaataacacaaaacaaaatctcagatatttttgtaacattttctgcttggaaaaaaccctccattttttccttctctattgCCAGTCTGGGGTTGCAATTTAAGATATTTTCCATCTCATCCACTGGCTGCCCTCAGACCAAGCAGAAGAATCTCACTGGTACTGGTATCCATCTTCCCTCTTGCAGACAAAATCTCCCACTGGAAGAGACACTTCTCCACccacaggaaaaggagacaaGGGAGCCTCCAAATGTCAGAATCAATCTGATCTCCAAGAGACCAAATGGTCTGCTGTGGGCTCCTGTTATCACTGCTATTCACATGTCAGACTCCAGTCTAGCTCCAATGTGCAAGGGAGTGCAGGTCTCAAATTTGTCACACCTCCCACATTTCTGTAGGAATTGTCACCTCCCACTCCCCAAGTCTCTTGAGAAGAGGCTGCACAGAGGGACATCAGTCCCAGATAGAGGGAAATGCAGTGTGCACAATGCAGcaggctcagcagagcaggctggtACAGTTCTGCTCAAAGACCTTGGGTAAAATTCACAAGTGAACTGCAGCTATAAAGAAGTTAAAATGAagctataaagaaattaaaatgaaaaagtttaCCTTCGAGTGTTCTTCCCATGTTCACGGAAACCTTTAGCAAATGGATTGTTGTCAATCTTGAGCTTTGTAATCTTTAAATGAAAGGAACAAGACTCAGCATCACAATGACTGGTTGGGTTCTTCACTGTTCCAAGACCTTCACATCAGTATTTATCACAACAGATAAACTGTGTGAGGGTTTTGGACATGGCCTTGCCACAGTATCTCAGCTCTCCCGGCAGCCCCCATCACTGATCAGGAGCTGATCCACAGAGAGAAGTGATCTTGCCAGGGtcagcagggatttggggattcaTCTGACTAGGGAAATACACAGGGTGAGGACCTGTATCTGGACCTGCAGCCAtattttttactgcatttaGAGTTCTGTGTCACTGACAGTGCACTCAATACCATCACAGTGCATGACTCATCTCATGGCAGAGATGTTTTCCACAGGAACCACAATGAGCCTATTTCCTCCCACTCTCCCCCACAGGTGCCCAGGACAAGCAGATAGGAAGGAGGCACCTTCCTTCACAGGAATTTCACAGTGTGCACTTCCCAGcgtgccaggagcagcctgcacACCGTACCTGCTCGTTCTGGTAGGCAGTGACAGAGATGAAGACAGTCTCAGGGAAGCTGAACACCTGGAAGATGCTCCAGCGGACGCTGAAGAGGTCGTCTGCCTGCACGATGTGGAAGCGCGGCTTGTAGCGGTGCATGGAGTGCAGGATGATCTGCGACAGACAAAGGACAAGGTTTCCATgtgccaccactgccagcaccctgcagaTCCCCTGTGGAGGCTCCCAGCACACCCAGTTCAACCAGCGACTCCTGCTGGCATTGGTGTCCCCACCAAgcccctgcagtgacagcacagaCCCACACCTTCCCTAGCAGGGAGCCGAGAGGGCACAagggctgggctcagggaggaagaaagaacACTTGGATATGTTTTAATCTTTACATCATCTAATTTCTCACAAATCCTGCTTATTTCCCACAAAGTTTGTCTGCAGTGAATTCCAAGAGAGCACAGCACAACCTACATGCCCGTGTTGATCCAGAGTGTTGTTAGTGAGCTTCAGTTTCTGGAAGGAGACAGGTTCTTTCATCCAgtggctgccaggagctggggaatCGGGGTGGACATAGGTGCGGCaagggagctggggctctgcttttccagcaacTTCCCACTGATCTTTATTCCACTGTGAAGGGAAAGACACAATTctggagctgaaaaaaaatgctttcagtaCAGAAAAGCCCCAGCAAGTTTGCTTCACTGCCAATTCAGTGCACTCCTCTGAAGCACAAGTAGCAGATTTTCTCTTACGAGCCATGATCATGTTACCAAATCAGCTCCAAGTTTAGGCCtcatttttcctccctttctcccaATGGCTGCCAGAAAAGTCTGACATTAATCATGATTAAAACTGTACTGC
The sequence above is a segment of the Prinia subflava isolate CZ2003 ecotype Zambia chromosome 19, Cam_Psub_1.2, whole genome shotgun sequence genome. Coding sequences within it:
- the LOC134560125 gene encoding T-box-containing protein TBX6L; amino-acid sequence: MQALPDVKAPCEALPSPSLEPFPQSSIVVTLEDMGLWMKFHQIGTEMIITKSGRRMFPQCKIKVSGLIPYAKYLMLVDFVPMDNFRYKWNKDQWEVAGKAEPQLPCRTYVHPDSPAPGSHWMKEPVSFQKLKLTNNTLDQHGHIILHSMHRYKPRFHIVQADDLFSVRWSIFQVFSFPETVFISVTAYQNEQITKLKIDNNPFAKGFREHGKNTRREGRAKCQKSSPAKSQKRKLPEEKEPAAEERDFEKDENVDVKEESNPVVVSSGYPFWGSEQSSSQAFPAASPVPADQREALPREQQVPTPSYQTYRFHEAGDSQQLPSRDAATLNDFRARCHALDLAMVPEHDSKQLPEGFTNLPPLPPPLPPPQDYTGVVNMALDSVGKAGPRAPVYAPYGSEQGLGQWVVPSHSQYRAMSYSAFSTEYNTQGTPGHAHGTVAEWSQYPLFPYACW